One Fundidesulfovibrio terrae genomic window carries:
- a CDS encoding DUF3795 domain-containing protein, whose protein sequence is MEYREILERLAPCGLDCGRCADLKGGEIGVLSARLTEHLGEYGRLAAMRAGVRPEFAGYEQFQAVLGVLAGPSCGGCRSDNVSCPLNCLARTCSKENGVHFCFQCSKYPCEEQFAGMPLRKRWQALNDRMKDIGVEAFYEEQLGTPRYPGKIE, encoded by the coding sequence ATGGAATATCGGGAAATTCTTGAACGGCTCGCGCCGTGCGGCCTGGACTGCGGCCGTTGCGCCGACCTTAAGGGTGGTGAAATTGGGGTTTTGAGCGCGCGGCTTACGGAACACCTGGGCGAGTACGGTCGGCTTGCGGCCATGCGGGCCGGAGTCCGGCCTGAGTTCGCGGGATACGAGCAGTTCCAGGCCGTGCTCGGGGTGCTGGCCGGGCCCTCCTGCGGCGGCTGCCGCAGCGACAATGTGAGCTGCCCCCTCAACTGCCTGGCGCGGACGTGCTCGAAGGAAAATGGGGTCCATTTCTGCTTCCAGTGTTCCAAATACCCCTGCGAGGAGCAGTTCGCCGGAATGCCCCTACGCAAACGCTGGCAGGCGCTCAACGACCGCATGAAGGATATCGGCGTGGAGGCCTTCTACGAGGAGCAGTTGGGCACGCCCCGCTATCCCGGTAAGATCGAGTAG
- a CDS encoding chemotaxis protein CheB produces the protein MSDKNTGGEPESRTPGVKGERRRSRHSFRGAESQPQTATLGFPVVAIGASAGGLEAIESFLRNTPADTGMAFVIIQHFAPDHKSIMPEILGRFTPMEVHEVADGMRVEQNHVYVIPPGTSMFIEKGVLGLKSLDKSAGARMPIDRFFESLAVDQKENAVCILMSGAGTDGTLSLKTVKAMGGITLAQDAGAKFKDMPRSAISSGLVDFVLLAGDMPAKLLALAHARPAHPPEGEAGTGSARDHTGEGGRKALLGRIFQLVRLKTGHDFSQYKFSTILRRIERRMVLHHIGSLEEYVGFLVQQAGEVQTLFEEFLIGVTGFFRDPEAFEVLARQVVPRILAGKTEANPVRIWVPGCSTGEEAYSLAIIMAEALQRAAKPVRVQIFCTDIDSKALEGARKGIFPGSITESVSPERLKRFFEPEGTKSYRVTKEIRDMLVIAPHSVIKDPPFSKLDLISCRNLLIYLGQDVQKLLIPCFNYSLKPGGFLFVGPSESLGEFGRFFTSVDSKWKIFQRNDVIPEGAMEFSLFPLDRASFARTPGPVDGALDRGKLLSHTERLLLEEYAPPSVVVDTQYEALHFYGKLGKFLELSGGEPTRSILKLAREDIRLDLRAAIHAAIKDRGLVKRTGLSFRLGGAVCKYSLVVRPVTGAGQDEMLLIVVFQEVPGPDETCPEPRPMPVGEDISVAKNLEEELLNTRERLHATIEELEASNEELKSTNEELMSMNEELQSSNEELESSREELQSLNEELNTVNQELQYKIDEVTKVNSDLNNLLTSTKIATLFLDQGLTIKRFTPPITEFFNLFDFDIGRSIGDIAHKMDYDELIADIQTVINTLIPFEREVKSRSGNWYIMRITPYRTVNNMIDGTVITFVDVTLLKGIQQSLYSKTIELETLLQTVPDTYFRLDHDLNVIEFKAGRGVLPVAAGNPVGKQIAAALPRQAVSVIETAAKGLGQGGALIQTDFSLRIKGTKYYFEARLLPIPTGEMLIIIRDMTDLKRAEERALKAKLVAEKASKAKTEFLANMSHEIRTPLNGIVGLTELALAKVTGEQERTYLLGVKESLRSLQAIINDILDFSKIEAGRLKLNEVPFDLKHILFAALEPFQLEAQRKGIELSLDIAPDVPLALMGDDLRLKQVLSNLVGNAVKFTEEGGVSVRVEQAAGFPEPEDEGFDLLRFMVSDTGIGISEDKHEAIFDKFVQGDVSTVKAFSGTGLGLPICKSLVEMMQGSIWVESEPGSGSVFQFIVPLRRQEKGEAAPETERDKPAPQAPMAPLKILLAEDNAINQLVAAEFLKHLGHVVTVVGDGVEALQTLQENPHDVLIVDVSMPRMDGYEVIARIRGGTEGIDPAIPIVALTAYAMDEDRKSLLKAGASAFLAKPLNSDDLANVLAIVRPEITRADG, from the coding sequence ATGTCCGATAAGAATACCGGAGGCGAGCCGGAATCTCGAACTCCAGGCGTGAAAGGCGAGCGCAGACGGTCCAGGCACTCTTTCCGGGGTGCCGAAAGTCAGCCCCAGACCGCCACGCTGGGTTTCCCCGTGGTGGCCATAGGAGCCTCGGCCGGAGGGCTGGAGGCCATCGAGAGCTTCTTGCGCAACACCCCCGCCGACACCGGCATGGCCTTCGTCATCATCCAGCATTTCGCTCCGGACCACAAAAGCATCATGCCGGAGATACTCGGGCGCTTCACCCCCATGGAGGTCCACGAGGTCGCGGACGGCATGCGGGTGGAGCAAAACCACGTCTACGTCATCCCCCCGGGAACGAGCATGTTCATCGAAAAGGGGGTGCTCGGGCTTAAATCCCTGGACAAGTCCGCGGGCGCGCGGATGCCCATCGACCGCTTCTTCGAGTCCCTGGCCGTGGACCAGAAAGAGAACGCCGTGTGCATCCTGATGTCCGGCGCCGGGACCGACGGCACGCTGAGCCTCAAGACGGTCAAGGCCATGGGCGGCATCACCCTGGCCCAGGACGCGGGCGCGAAATTCAAGGACATGCCCCGCAGCGCCATATCGTCGGGCCTGGTGGATTTCGTCCTGTTGGCCGGGGACATGCCCGCCAAGCTGCTGGCGCTGGCCCATGCGCGGCCCGCGCATCCGCCCGAGGGCGAGGCCGGCACGGGAAGCGCACGGGACCATACCGGCGAGGGCGGGCGGAAGGCTCTTTTGGGCAGGATCTTCCAACTCGTCAGGCTCAAGACCGGACACGATTTCTCCCAGTACAAGTTCAGCACCATCCTGCGGCGCATCGAGAGGCGGATGGTGCTCCACCACATCGGCAGCCTGGAGGAATACGTCGGTTTTCTGGTGCAGCAGGCCGGCGAGGTCCAGACCCTGTTCGAGGAGTTCCTCATCGGAGTGACGGGATTCTTCAGGGACCCCGAGGCCTTCGAAGTCCTGGCCAGGCAGGTCGTTCCCAGAATACTCGCGGGCAAGACGGAGGCGAACCCGGTGCGCATCTGGGTGCCGGGATGCTCTACGGGAGAGGAGGCGTATTCCCTGGCCATCATCATGGCCGAGGCACTGCAGCGTGCGGCCAAGCCTGTGAGGGTCCAGATATTCTGCACGGACATAGACTCCAAGGCCCTGGAGGGGGCCAGGAAGGGCATTTTTCCGGGCAGCATCACCGAGAGCGTCTCACCGGAACGCCTGAAACGGTTCTTCGAGCCCGAGGGAACCAAAAGCTACCGCGTCACCAAGGAAATCAGGGACATGCTGGTGATCGCGCCGCACAGCGTCATCAAGGACCCGCCCTTTTCCAAGCTCGACCTCATCAGCTGCCGCAACCTGCTCATCTACCTGGGGCAGGACGTCCAGAAGCTGCTGATCCCCTGCTTCAACTATTCGTTGAAACCGGGCGGATTTCTCTTCGTCGGGCCCTCCGAATCCCTGGGGGAATTCGGCCGGTTCTTCACCTCCGTGGATTCCAAATGGAAGATATTCCAGCGCAACGACGTCATTCCGGAAGGCGCCATGGAGTTCTCGCTGTTCCCCCTGGACCGGGCCTCCTTCGCCCGGACGCCCGGCCCGGTGGATGGCGCGCTCGACCGGGGGAAGCTCCTGAGCCACACGGAGCGGCTGCTCCTGGAGGAGTACGCCCCCCCCTCCGTGGTGGTGGACACGCAGTACGAGGCGCTTCATTTTTACGGGAAGCTGGGTAAATTCCTGGAGCTCTCCGGGGGCGAGCCCACCCGGAGCATCCTCAAGCTGGCCAGGGAGGATATCCGCCTCGACCTGCGGGCCGCCATCCACGCGGCCATCAAGGACAGGGGCCTGGTCAAGAGGACTGGCCTGAGCTTCAGGCTTGGCGGAGCCGTCTGCAAGTACTCCCTGGTCGTGAGGCCGGTCACGGGCGCGGGCCAGGATGAAATGCTGCTGATCGTGGTCTTCCAGGAGGTCCCCGGGCCGGATGAAACCTGCCCGGAGCCGCGCCCCATGCCTGTGGGGGAAGACATTTCCGTGGCCAAGAACCTGGAGGAGGAACTGCTCAACACCAGGGAGCGCCTCCATGCCACCATCGAGGAGCTGGAAGCCTCCAACGAGGAGCTCAAGTCCACAAACGAAGAGCTCATGTCCATGAACGAGGAACTCCAGTCCTCCAACGAGGAGCTGGAGTCGTCCAGGGAGGAGCTGCAGTCGCTCAACGAAGAGTTGAACACGGTCAACCAGGAACTGCAGTACAAGATCGACGAGGTGACCAAGGTCAACAGCGACCTGAACAACCTCCTGACTTCCACCAAGATCGCCACCCTGTTCCTGGATCAGGGGCTGACCATCAAGCGCTTCACCCCTCCCATCACGGAATTCTTCAATCTGTTCGACTTCGACATCGGCCGCTCGATCGGCGACATCGCCCACAAGATGGATTACGATGAACTCATCGCAGATATCCAGACAGTGATCAATACGCTCATTCCCTTTGAGAGGGAGGTGAAGTCCAGGAGCGGAAACTGGTACATCATGCGAATCACGCCGTACAGAACAGTGAACAACATGATCGACGGCACGGTAATCACGTTCGTCGATGTGACCCTGCTTAAGGGAATACAGCAAAGTCTGTATTCCAAAACGATCGAACTCGAAACATTGTTGCAAACGGTGCCGGACACCTATTTCCGGCTGGATCACGATCTGAACGTCATTGAGTTCAAGGCCGGCAGGGGAGTGCTCCCGGTGGCGGCCGGGAATCCCGTCGGGAAGCAGATAGCCGCGGCGCTGCCCCGGCAGGCCGTGTCCGTCATCGAAACCGCTGCCAAGGGCCTCGGGCAGGGCGGTGCGCTGATCCAGACCGATTTCAGCCTCAGGATCAAGGGCACGAAATATTACTTCGAGGCCAGGCTTCTGCCGATCCCCACAGGGGAAATGCTCATCATCATCCGGGACATGACGGACCTCAAGCGCGCCGAGGAAAGAGCCCTCAAGGCGAAGCTGGTCGCCGAGAAGGCCAGCAAGGCCAAGACAGAATTCCTGGCCAACATGAGCCACGAGATCAGGACGCCGCTCAATGGCATAGTGGGCCTGACCGAGTTGGCCCTGGCCAAGGTGACGGGCGAGCAGGAACGGACATACCTGCTGGGGGTGAAGGAATCGCTGCGTTCGCTCCAGGCCATCATCAACGATATCCTCGACTTCTCCAAGATCGAGGCCGGGCGCTTGAAACTCAATGAAGTGCCCTTCGACCTCAAGCACATCCTCTTCGCGGCCCTGGAGCCGTTCCAACTGGAGGCCCAGCGCAAGGGGATCGAGCTCTCCCTGGATATCGCCCCGGATGTTCCCCTGGCCCTGATGGGCGACGACCTCCGCCTGAAGCAGGTGCTCTCCAATCTGGTGGGCAACGCGGTCAAGTTCACCGAGGAGGGGGGGGTGTCGGTCCGCGTCGAGCAGGCGGCCGGATTTCCGGAGCCGGAGGACGAGGGCTTCGATCTGCTGCGGTTCATGGTGAGCGACACCGGGATCGGAATCTCCGAGGACAAGCACGAGGCCATCTTCGACAAGTTCGTGCAGGGCGACGTGTCCACGGTGAAGGCGTTCAGCGGCACGGGCCTGGGCCTGCCCATATGCAAGAGCCTGGTGGAGATGATGCAGGGGAGCATCTGGGTGGAAAGCGAACCCGGCAGCGGCAGCGTCTTCCAGTTCATCGTGCCCCTTCGCCGCCAGGAAAAGGGCGAGGCCGCTCCGGAGACGGAACGGGACAAGCCCGCGCCGCAGGCCCCGATGGCCCCGCTCAAGATTCTGCTCGCCGAAGACAACGCCATCAACCAGTTGGTGGCCGCGGAGTTCCTGAAGCATCTCGGGCACGTGGTCACGGTGGTGGGAGATGGGGTCGAGGCCCTGCAGACCTTGCAGGAAAATCCCCACGACGTTCTCATCGTGGACGTCTCCATGCCCAGAATGGACGGGTACGAGGTTATCGCCAGAATTCGCGGCGGGACGGAAGGGATCGATCCCGCTATTCCTATCGTGGCCCTCACCGCCTACGCCATGGACGAGGACCGCAAGAGCCTTCTGAAGGCCGGGGCCAGCGCTTTCCTGGCCAAACCCCTGAACTCGGACGACCTAGCCAACGTCCTGGCCATAGTGCGGCCCGAGATAACGCGCGCGGACGGCTGA
- the groL gene encoding chaperonin GroEL (60 kDa chaperone family; promotes refolding of misfolded polypeptides especially under stressful conditions; forms two stacked rings of heptamers to form a barrel-shaped 14mer; ends can be capped by GroES; misfolded proteins enter the barrel where they are refolded when GroES binds), with protein MSAKEILYDAQAREKLKKGVDKLANAVKVTLGPKGRNVVIEKSFGSPVITKDGVTVAKEIELSDKFENMGAQMVKEVASKTSDVAGDGTTTATILAQAVFQEGVKLVAAGRNPMAIKRGIDKAVEAMVEELAVLAKPTRDQKEIAQVGTISANSDATIGNIIAEAMNKVGKEGVITVEEAKGLETTLDVVEGMQFDRGYLSPYFVTDPEKMICEMDEPFILINEKKVSSMKDLLPVLEQVAKMAKPLLIVAEDVEGEALATLVVNKLRGTLQVCAVKAPGFGDRRKAMLQDIAILTGGQAVSEDLGIKLENIGLQDLGRAKRVIIDKENATIIDGAGKAEDIKARVKQIRAQIDETTSSYDREKLQERLAKIVGGVAVINVGAATETEMKEKKARVEDALNATRAAVEEGIVPGGGVALVRCLKALDKVKAVDDDETAGIEIVRRACEAPLRQISGNAGFEGSIVVAKVADGKEGFGFNAATGEYEDLIKAGVIDPKKVTRIALQNAASVSGLLLTTECAIAEKPEAKKDMPPMPGGMGGMGGMY; from the coding sequence ATGTCCGCCAAAGAGATTCTCTACGATGCCCAGGCTCGTGAAAAGCTGAAGAAGGGCGTCGACAAGCTGGCCAACGCCGTGAAAGTCACCCTGGGACCCAAGGGCCGCAACGTGGTCATCGAGAAGAGCTTCGGCTCCCCCGTCATCACCAAGGACGGCGTGACCGTGGCCAAGGAAATCGAGCTTTCCGACAAGTTCGAGAACATGGGCGCCCAGATGGTCAAGGAAGTCGCCTCCAAGACCTCCGACGTGGCCGGCGACGGCACCACCACCGCCACCATCCTGGCCCAGGCCGTGTTCCAGGAAGGCGTGAAGCTGGTTGCCGCGGGCCGCAATCCCATGGCCATCAAGCGCGGCATCGACAAGGCCGTCGAGGCCATGGTGGAAGAGCTGGCCGTCCTCGCCAAGCCCACCCGCGACCAGAAGGAGATCGCCCAGGTCGGCACCATCTCCGCCAACTCCGACGCCACCATCGGCAACATCATCGCCGAGGCCATGAACAAGGTCGGCAAGGAAGGCGTCATCACCGTCGAGGAAGCCAAGGGCCTGGAAACCACCCTGGACGTGGTCGAGGGCATGCAGTTCGACCGCGGCTACCTCTCCCCCTACTTCGTGACCGATCCCGAGAAGATGATCTGTGAAATGGACGAGCCCTTCATCCTCATCAACGAGAAGAAGGTCTCCTCCATGAAGGACCTCCTGCCCGTGCTCGAGCAGGTCGCCAAGATGGCCAAGCCCCTCTTGATCGTGGCTGAAGACGTCGAGGGCGAAGCCCTGGCCACCCTGGTGGTCAACAAGCTGCGCGGCACCCTGCAGGTCTGCGCCGTGAAGGCCCCCGGCTTCGGCGACCGCCGCAAGGCCATGCTCCAGGATATCGCCATCCTCACCGGCGGCCAGGCCGTCTCCGAAGACCTGGGCATCAAGCTCGAGAACATCGGGCTGCAGGACCTGGGCCGCGCCAAGCGCGTGATCATCGACAAGGAAAACGCCACCATCATCGACGGCGCCGGAAAGGCCGAGGACATCAAGGCCCGCGTGAAGCAGATCCGCGCCCAGATCGACGAGACCACCTCCTCCTATGACCGCGAGAAGCTGCAGGAGCGCCTGGCCAAGATCGTGGGCGGCGTTGCCGTGATCAACGTGGGTGCCGCCACCGAGACCGAGATGAAGGAGAAGAAGGCCCGCGTCGAGGACGCCCTGAACGCCACCCGCGCTGCCGTTGAAGAAGGCATCGTCCCCGGCGGCGGCGTCGCCCTGGTGCGCTGCCTGAAGGCCCTGGACAAGGTCAAGGCCGTTGACGACGACGAGACCGCCGGCATCGAGATCGTGCGCCGCGCCTGCGAAGCCCCCCTGCGCCAGATCTCCGGCAACGCCGGATTCGAGGGCTCCATCGTGGTGGCCAAGGTGGCCGACGGCAAGGAAGGCTTCGGCTTCAACGCCGCCACCGGCGAGTACGAGGACCTGATCAAGGCCGGCGTCATCGACCCCAAGAAGGTCACCCGCATCGCCCTGCAGAACGCCGCTTCCGTCTCCGGCCTGCTGCTCACCACCGAGTGCGCCATCGCCGAGAAGCCCGAAGCCAAGAAGGACATGCCCCCCATGCCCGGCGGCATGGGCGGAATGGGCGGCATGTACTAG
- the groES gene encoding co-chaperone GroES, which produces MKLKPLNDRVLVKRLEEETKTAGGIIIPDSAKEKPMKGEVIAVGPGKVGDDGKRAKLTVEKGDTVLFNKYAGTEIKVDGVEHLMMREDDILAVIEG; this is translated from the coding sequence ATGAAGCTCAAGCCCTTGAACGACCGTGTCCTGGTGAAGCGCCTCGAAGAGGAAACCAAGACCGCCGGCGGCATCATCATCCCCGATTCCGCCAAGGAAAAGCCCATGAAGGGCGAAGTGATCGCCGTCGGCCCCGGCAAGGTGGGCGATGACGGCAAGCGCGCCAAGCTGACCGTGGAGAAGGGCGACACCGTGCTCTTCAACAAGTACGCCGGCACCGAGATCAAGGTCGACGGCGTGGAGCACCTGATGATGCGCGAGGATGACATCCTGGCCGTCATCGAAGGCTAA